The Maridesulfovibrio sp. genomic sequence TGGAGGTCTTGAAGACAATGCCGATGCTGGAGCTGATCACCACTTCACGAGAGGAGATGTTGACCGGTTTGCGGATTTCATTGCGGATGTTGCGGATTATCTGGATTACCTGTTGCGGGGTGGAAAAATCATCTATCAGGACAGCGAATTCATCGCCGCCCATCCTTGCAACGGTGTCTACAGGGCGCAGACAGTTATTGATTCTTTTTCCAACTTCAACAAGCAGGCTGTCTCCGGCCTGATGACCGAGGCTGTCATTGATGCGTTTAAACATGTCAATATCAAGCATGAGCACAGCAAAGGTGCGCTCCGGATTCTTGCGGGAATGATCCAGTGTTTCTTCCAGCCGTTCCAGAAAGAAGGTGCGGTTGGGAAGTCCGGTCAGAGAATCGTGCAGGGATTGGTATGAAAGTCTGCGTTCATATTCCTTGCGTTGTGAAATGTCGTCATAAATGATGAAGGTCCCCGATATTTCATCATTGTAGATGAATGGGTAGCCGAGAATTGAAACCGGGATCAGTCTGCCGTTTTTGTGTCTGCGCATATCCTCGGTGCGGTATGTCTCTCCACTGAGGATTTTTTTCAGATTGGCTTTGATTTTCCCATGGCTGGTCGGGGATAGGTTTTCACAACAGGGGGACATTTCCTCTGTGGAATATCCGAAAAGTTTTCTGAAAGCCCGGTTGGTATCAACAACGTGGCCTTTGGAGTCCGTCAGGGCAATGGCCTGCGGCGAGCTTTCAAATAATTGCATGAACCGGGATTTATGCCTGAAAATTTTGCGCTCGGCTACGATCTCAAGTGTGGAATCGAAGGCTGTCCCGGTGTAGATGATCGGTTTTCCATACTTGTTGTATGATGTGCGGGCGTTGATGGTTACCCATTTTTCATCACCGTAGCGATGATTGACGCGGAGCAGCATGCCGTTGACAGAACCGTCGAAGAGTAATCTTCTCAGGAATTTCTGACGGCCTTTGTGGTTATATATGAACTTTGAGGCCCGGTCATTTTCAGCCAGCATTTCGTCTACACTGGAGTAACCCATGATTGCTGCCAGAGCTGGATTGGCTACGGTAAGTTTTCCGGAAGCGGAAATCTGGAAAATGGCAACTGTTGCATTTTCAAAGATTGAGCGGAATTTCTTTTCGCTTTCCAGCAGGGCTTTTTCTGTCTGCCGGCGTTGCAGAGAGGCCGCGACCTGTTCCGAAATTGCCACCATGAGGTCAATATCCTGCGAAGTGTAAATTCCGGCCTGTTTATAGGATTGGATGGCCATGACTCCGGTGATTCTGTCTCCAGATTTCAGGGGAACACCAAGCCACGATTTTGCAGGAGATCCTATGTGACCTCTCTTGTTGGTCCTTTGTTCGCTGAAGTCTTTCTCGTCCAGAAGTAATGGGTGCCCAGCCTTGATAACTTCTACACTCAGGCTTTGGCCTTCGACAACAGGCAGAATCTCATTAGGTGAAATGAAATCTTTTTCATCCACATAGTAGGGAAAATTCAGAGTCATTTCTTCTTCATCAAAAAGGGCGACAAAGAAATTTTCGGCATCAATGAACGGTTTAAGGCTTTCGTGTACTTGCTGGATAAAAATCTGGGTGTCGGCGCCGGAGTTCAATGCGGATGAAATTTTGTATAGAATCAGGTTGATATTTTCAGTCTGTTTTCTTGCTGAAATATCACGAAGGGACTCAATAGCCCCTATGGTATTACCGTTTTCATCCAGTATGGGGGCGGCTTGAACCCAGACGTTTGTGCTTTTACGGTTTCCGAGATTCTGGATGCAGATTTCTGCAGCAAGGGCATTGCCTCGGCGGCTGATGGCTTCATATTCAATTTCCCCGATTTCCTCGCAGCCGTTAACAACGTCGATCAGGCCGGGGGTTTTTTTGCCATGAATGATTCTGATGTGTTCAAATTCACCCTTTCCGATAACATCTTCCGCACTGATTCCGCTGAGTTTTTCAAGGGCCGGATTCCATGCGACAATGACACCCTGCTTGTTGATGATAAAGGCTGGATCGGGAAGGAACTGTAAAATGGAAACTGCGGGAGAATTTGATACGAGGGTAGATTCATCAAGGCCGGAATATGTTTTTTCAACCAGCTTAATGAATTTTATCAGCTCATCGTCCAGTTCCGCAGACCTGAATCCGATGGTTTGTTCAATTTGTTTTTCCAGCAATTCGTGCATCGTAGATAGTGGATACTTTATTAATCGGTTACTTGCAAGTTGGGCTTCCAACTTTATGAAATATTGGGATTTGATTTAACAGTAACCTTATTTTCCGATTTTGTGGACATTAATTGCAGGTTCGTTTTTTTTGTTTCTTTCTACTGTTATTAGGAAGTAATTGCCATGTGGTGTGCTTATCTCCCATGTTTTGTTAATTGGATCTAATTTACCGTTTACTGTTTTTTCTATTAAACTGAATGTAGCTGAGTCCTGTAATTGGGAAACAGAAAAATCCTTGAAGTATTGCGGGGTCTTCTTTGTGTTTTCAAAAGAAGTAAGTTTGAACTTCAGTCCTTGCCAAGGACCATAAAAGGCCCGGCTTTCTTCTGTCGCATTACAGTTGCCTGTCTGGTCCGGGTGTTGCGGATAGAAAGGCTGCCATTTTTTGCCATCATAGAATTCAATCCACCCTTGTTCATCCAGATAACGAGCAGGGATTCCGGCACTGCGCAGCACCGCAGTGTTGAAAATACATATTTCTGAATCTGTGGAAGCCTTGCGGGTATCCAGCAGACTCAACGGGCTGATTGAGTCTCCGAGGGGCCCACGCTCCACAGAAGTTATACCTGAATTGAATTCAGCCAGAAGACGAAGGGTGCTGGGTAATTTTATTGTATTTCCTCGCTGAAATTTATCGAATAATATTTTACGCCAGTTGCTTTGCTGTTCATACATGATTCGTGGGTTCAGTACGTATTGTTGAAATATTTCGTCACCGTATCTGATACCTGCTGCATCCGCATGCCTGCGGGCAATGTCCGATAACCTGGCATTGGTCAGCAGTTCGTCGGCCCTTATGTTCAGCAGGTCTGCAACCGGCATTGCGGAAATCGATACCAGCAGGGAGTTCAGGTTTTCATCCGGACATGAATCGATGGCTGCGGTTACTTGCGGTGTGTTCAGCCCTGCTTTGTTTATTATCGTGGAATAGTCTTCCGAAAAATTTTCAGCGGCCTTTTTCATTCCTTCAAATTTGCGAAGCCGTACATTTCTTATAGAGTCAAATTCGGCTTTTCTGGCCCCCTCTGAGTTTTTGGGCGGTGTCTGAATCTTGATTGTATCCTTATAGTCAAAGCGGAAAGAGATTGAGCCTACAGGAAGGTTGCCGGGGTGCAGGCGGAGTAGAGTGTTGTCGCGGGTTTTTTTTTCGCCGGGAATCCAGATTGAACCTGAATATGCTGAATTATTTCCGTCTGCCGCTGAAATGAGAACCGAACCGGGGCCGAGAGTTATTTGGGCTCTGCCGTTGTTGTCTGTTTTTTTAACGGCAACCGGGCGGAAGGATGCGTAGTTGAGTACTGAGAAAAAAACTTTGGTGTCCGCAAGCGGTTTGCCTTTGAAATCCATGACTTGAATTTCAGTTTTGCAGGCAGGGGCGTAACGGGATGTTGTGTTGATCAGGGTACAGCCGAAAGGGCGGCCAAGTACCGGATACTCAGTTGATGCCACCTGACCATATGCGTACGAAACAACCAGCGGTGCCTTACGTACCGATCCGCTGAACCATGCGTGGTCAAGTCCGTAATCAGGGTTGGCGGATTCAATGTAGTGCCATCTGCCGCCAACCTTTACTTCAGTCCATGTGTGGTTGTCATTGGAATGCTGCCACGCCGGAACCATGGCTTGCCGGGCCGGGATACCGATACTTCGTAAAGCGCAAACTGTAAGGATTACCGCCTCTTCGCATCTTCCCCAGCCTCTGTTGATAGTCATCAACGGGTTCTGATCCCAGCGTTGTGTGGATTTGAATCCTGTTTTTGAAAAACACCAACGGTTTACCGCAAGCACCGCATCTTCCATGGAAGCACAGGTGGAAACCAGCGGCAGGAGTTCATTGTAAAAAGTTTTCCGCCACGGGGATGTTTTTTCCTGACTGACCCGGTGTGGGAGTACGTAGTGCAGAAAATCGGTCCATGAAATATTCTTGCCCCATGGTGTGGATTCCCTTGCTAAAAATGCGTAATCGAGATTTTCAGCAAGCTGCGCGGCGGTAAGGGAGGCCCGGTCTGAGGGGGGAAGGTTCGCGGTCAGGAACTCTGCGGCCTGATGCTTTTCAGGCATCCTGTCATATCTGGAGATAAAAAATTCAAGTTCAGCCCTGTTGCTGCCTGAAGTTTCGAGTATGTTTTGTATTTGGTCTGAGTATGGGGAGATCAGTTCCGGGTTACTTCTGGTTGAACAGCCGCAAAGAGAAATGCAGATCAGAATCGCGTATAAATATGAAATGTTTTTGACAGACAGCATGTCTGTTGATCTAGCATATAGTCCGGTCCATGTAAAAAGACCGGAACCATGGGGTTCCGGTCTTTTTACAAATCTACTTATTATCAGGGCGTCAGGAATGTGCCATTTGCAAGGAGCAAGAAAGGTTCAGGAACCAAGCGTATTAACCATATCTTAATTTCTTATTTTCCCGCAGATATGCAGCAGATGGTACATCATTGGCTTTTTGATCAGCCGCAACCGCCGCAGCAGCTGCCGCAAGAACCCTGTGCTTCTTCGAAGACGAGGGAAGAGGAGATTTCGATTCCCATTGGGGTCAGATCAATAACCATAGGTTTGGCCTGCTCGAAAAGTTCCTGATCCACAACAAAATCGTATCCTTCGAGATTGATGGTTTCGTCACCTTCTTTTGCGGAATCAATTCCGAGTGCCAGACGGGTTCCGCTGCATGCGGAAGCAACGTATATGCGGATAGGTTCTTTCTCTTTCGCTTCAAAGTGCTGGTCAAGAACTTCTTTTGCTTTTTCTGTTATCTTAAGCATTAATTCGCTCCTTTTGAGTTTGGTTTCTAAAAGAATAGCTCTCATGTATTGTAAGTCAACATAGTTTACTGAAAAAATATTCACTATTTGCTTTGCTTAATTTTATGTTGCTTTTGCATAGGAAATTTCTATTTCCGTTTGTTATGAGTCTGCTACCCGTTTTCCTTGAAAAAATGTCCCGGAGAAATTCCTATTACCTTTTTGAAGTGGCGGGAAAAATGACTTTGGTCAGAAAAACCGGAATTATAGGCCGCTTCTGAAAGTGGAACGCCTTTTTTAATTAGTGAACGTGCTTTTTGCACACGGCGGAAAATAAGGTGTTCCTGAGGTGATTGACCGTATTTTTTTACATAAAGTTTTTGCAGATGAAATGGACTGAGACAGGCGGTTTCAGCAAGATTCTCCAGGGTCAGTTTTTGCCTGTAATTCCGGTCAATGAAATCTTTAACCCTTTGCAGGGCTTCGAGCTGAGGGCCGGTTTTTTGGGGGATGATTTCGCCCCGGCTGTGCTTTTCAATGATTTGATACAGGAAAGAATTGAGCGCGACCTGTTTTTCCAGCGCCGTTTCCGGGGTATGAATTAGGGCAAATAACTCTTCAAAGGATGCCCGGTCATAATCGGTGTAAATTGCCGTCGGGTCGAAATCTGGTTGCCGACAGGCTTTTCCGCAGATTTCTCCGGCCAGTTTTTGCAGCAGGGACGTCCCGGCACAGATGGCCCGGTAGGAATGCGGCCCGAATTCATCTTCACAAATTGATTCACAACTGTGGGGAGTGCCGGGGGGCAGTATGCACAGCTCCCCGGCTTTAAAGGTAATTGTTTTAGAGTTGATGTTGACCCTGCGTTGGCCTTGATCAATCAGGGAGAATATGAAGCTGGTATGCACATGGCGCGGAAAGCGGTTGCTGATGCCAGATGCTTCAACAAGGGTTGCGTCCGGTATAGTCTCCAGCTCGTGGAAGATTAATTTTGTTTTCTGGCTTGTCATCGGTCCTGATCATAGCAAAGCGGGGAAAAACTTGGCAAGCAGGGTTATCCCCTCCGGTCCGGCCACGACGCTGTGCTGTTGCCCTTTGGGGATTATTGCCGATTTTCCGGGATGGTACGGAGTAGTTTTATCTGCCAGAGCAGCCTCTCCTGAGCCTCCGATTATTTCATGCATTTCCCATTGATTCTCATGGATATGGGATTCAAGGGTACAGCCCGGATCAACACGGACAATATGGCAGCTGAGTTTGCCGTCGGTCTTTTTTCCGGTGATGAGGTGCTTCATATAGACCCCTTCAAAGGCCGGATGCGGATTCCAGTCAAGATCACTACAATTGATGGTGCCTTCAGCCGTTTCGATGGTTCCGTTTGCTGCAAGGGTAGGGAATTCTTCAGTGGTCATGTTTTCGTCCTCCGTTTGATGAGAAAGTATTATTTTTCCCTATTTGTAGCTGGAGTTTGAGGACTGGTCTTGGACGATCTTGGGAATCTGTCTAAAAAAATAAAGCGGACAAGGTGTTGCCTTGTCCGCTTAAGTTGCAGGTTGGAAATTAAACTATTTCCAGTTGGAAGGATGGAGGGTTCATCAGCAGTTTTTTGATGGGGCATAGATCCAATGCACGGAGCAGGGCGGCTTTGTATTTTTCAGGAAAGTCATCCGGGATGGTCAGTTCAAAGGTGAACTTTGTGATCTTATTGTCTTCTTCGTTACATTTGTACTTCAATTTCAAGCCGAGTCCTTCAGTGGGCAGGGATCTTGTCTCGCAGAATTTACGGGCGTAATGCGCCCCGCAGGTTGCCAGTGAGGCAAGAAAAAGGTGGGTTGGTTCGGGTGCGGAGCTTTCCCCGCCTGGGTTGGCAGGCATATCAACGTCAATACAATACTCGTCGCTGACAGCTGACAGCTTTTGTCCCGGACCGAATTCTATTTTGATTTCATTGGTCATAGTGACTCCAATTTATCATGAATGTTGAGATAAATGGTGCTGCGGCTGCAGCGGTTTATAAGTAGCTTTGAAATGAGGTAAAGATCAATTGTTATTATGTGCTAAAAAAGAAAAATATTAATTTTGCGGGTTATTTATCAACAGGAAAGTGCCCAGAGGCGACATTGTCTTCATTTTCTATGGCATCATGCAATATCTGCTCAAAGTCTGCTTCTGTGGACATGCGGAATCCGCATCCTTGCGGAAGTTCTCCGAATAGAAGGAAAATTGAAGGTGCGGGAAATTTCTGGCAGAGAGCAGGCCTGTTGTCATAATCGTCGCAGGTACCGTATTTGTTCAAGCAGGTACAAGAAAATTTCAGGTATCCTTCCTCAGTCTTTCCGCAGATTTCAAATCTTGAAAGGCTCGGGTCTGCTTCTATTGCTTTCAAGAATTGTTTTTCTTTTTTCAGCCATCTGCCTTCAATCTGAAGGCTGATGGAATGGCAGCATCTTCCGCACATGTTGCATGAACCGCGGATCACCACAGCCTGTCTTTTCTTTTTCAATTTCCATTTGCGGTAGTTTAGGTGCAGGTAGTCAAATAGATTCATCAGCAAAAAATAGTCCGCTGCGGAAAGGAATGCAAGTGGCTGCTATAAGAGCGGTTTCCCGGCCATCTTGAAATTAACATAAAGATTGAGAAGATAGTTCCATATTCCGGTCACAAAGGAAACGAGAATTCTGGAAAGCATATATTGCCAGTGAAGGAGGTCAACCATGATGTACATAAAGCCGGTGACTATACACAGTCCAGACCCGGCAATGATCAGGAATCCGAGGTATCCCTGTTTTAATTCGCGGCTGGTACCGTTAAAAACCAGCTTGCGGCTGATGAAGTAATTGAAAGACACCGCAATAAAAAAGGCCAGTCCCGCAGAAAAAACAGGAGACC encodes the following:
- a CDS encoding EAL domain-containing protein; the encoded protein is MHELLEKQIEQTIGFRSAELDDELIKFIKLVEKTYSGLDESTLVSNSPAVSILQFLPDPAFIINKQGVIVAWNPALEKLSGISAEDVIGKGEFEHIRIIHGKKTPGLIDVVNGCEEIGEIEYEAISRRGNALAAEICIQNLGNRKSTNVWVQAAPILDENGNTIGAIESLRDISARKQTENINLILYKISSALNSGADTQIFIQQVHESLKPFIDAENFFVALFDEEEMTLNFPYYVDEKDFISPNEILPVVEGQSLSVEVIKAGHPLLLDEKDFSEQRTNKRGHIGSPAKSWLGVPLKSGDRITGVMAIQSYKQAGIYTSQDIDLMVAISEQVAASLQRRQTEKALLESEKKFRSIFENATVAIFQISASGKLTVANPALAAIMGYSSVDEMLAENDRASKFIYNHKGRQKFLRRLLFDGSVNGMLLRVNHRYGDEKWVTINARTSYNKYGKPIIYTGTAFDSTLEIVAERKIFRHKSRFMQLFESSPQAIALTDSKGHVVDTNRAFRKLFGYSTEEMSPCCENLSPTSHGKIKANLKKILSGETYRTEDMRRHKNGRLIPVSILGYPFIYNDEISGTFIIYDDISQRKEYERRLSYQSLHDSLTGLPNRTFFLERLEETLDHSRKNPERTFAVLMLDIDMFKRINDSLGHQAGDSLLVEVGKRINNCLRPVDTVARMGGDEFAVLIDDFSTPQQVIQIIRNIRNEIRKPVNISSREVVISSSIGIVFKTSSYDHPEHIVRDADISMYKAKAQGVNKFKVFNKSMHEQALQSLLIETEIRQGIPEREFFPYFQPVYSMQNRNLAGFEALVRWNHPERGFLTPDQIIPVAEETGLIVELDRVILFDACRAMSSWMRNYKNTQDLFLTVNLSPSQLSKPDLADAIQNIVHETKLHPDCLKLEITESAIMERNAASSLNLKKIGEMGIRLAVDDFGTGYSSLAQLQRFPASTVKIDRSFVSHMAGDHESLEIVRAVNALGHSLSMDVIAEGVETRQQLILLKDIGCDYVQGFYFDKPQTMDDAEKLVKMRSEGFCPPGLTSI
- a CDS encoding transglutaminase domain-containing protein; this encodes MLSVKNISYLYAILICISLCGCSTRSNPELISPYSDQIQNILETSGSNRAELEFFISRYDRMPEKHQAAEFLTANLPPSDRASLTAAQLAENLDYAFLARESTPWGKNISWTDFLHYVLPHRVSQEKTSPWRKTFYNELLPLVSTCASMEDAVLAVNRWCFSKTGFKSTQRWDQNPLMTINRGWGRCEEAVILTVCALRSIGIPARQAMVPAWQHSNDNHTWTEVKVGGRWHYIESANPDYGLDHAWFSGSVRKAPLVVSYAYGQVASTEYPVLGRPFGCTLINTTSRYAPACKTEIQVMDFKGKPLADTKVFFSVLNYASFRPVAVKKTDNNGRAQITLGPGSVLISAADGNNSAYSGSIWIPGEKKTRDNTLLRLHPGNLPVGSISFRFDYKDTIKIQTPPKNSEGARKAEFDSIRNVRLRKFEGMKKAAENFSEDYSTIINKAGLNTPQVTAAIDSCPDENLNSLLVSISAMPVADLLNIRADELLTNARLSDIARRHADAAGIRYGDEIFQQYVLNPRIMYEQQSNWRKILFDKFQRGNTIKLPSTLRLLAEFNSGITSVERGPLGDSISPLSLLDTRKASTDSEICIFNTAVLRSAGIPARYLDEQGWIEFYDGKKWQPFYPQHPDQTGNCNATEESRAFYGPWQGLKFKLTSFENTKKTPQYFKDFSVSQLQDSATFSLIEKTVNGKLDPINKTWEISTPHGNYFLITVERNKKNEPAINVHKIGK
- a CDS encoding iron-sulfur cluster biosynthesis family protein; its protein translation is MLKITEKAKEVLDQHFEAKEKEPIRIYVASACSGTRLALGIDSAKEGDETINLEGYDFVVDQELFEQAKPMVIDLTPMGIEISSSLVFEEAQGSCGSCCGGCG
- a CDS encoding AraC family transcriptional regulator; translated protein: MTSQKTKLIFHELETIPDATLVEASGISNRFPRHVHTSFIFSLIDQGQRRVNINSKTITFKAGELCILPPGTPHSCESICEDEFGPHSYRAICAGTSLLQKLAGEICGKACRQPDFDPTAIYTDYDRASFEELFALIHTPETALEKQVALNSFLYQIIEKHSRGEIIPQKTGPQLEALQRVKDFIDRNYRQKLTLENLAETACLSPFHLQKLYVKKYGQSPQEHLIFRRVQKARSLIKKGVPLSEAAYNSGFSDQSHFSRHFKKVIGISPGHFFKENG
- a CDS encoding cupin domain-containing protein; translation: MTTEEFPTLAANGTIETAEGTINCSDLDWNPHPAFEGVYMKHLITGKKTDGKLSCHIVRVDPGCTLESHIHENQWEMHEIIGGSGEAALADKTTPYHPGKSAIIPKGQQHSVVAGPEGITLLAKFFPALL
- a CDS encoding OsmC family protein, with translation MTNEIKIEFGPGQKLSAVSDEYCIDVDMPANPGGESSAPEPTHLFLASLATCGAHYARKFCETRSLPTEGLGLKLKYKCNEEDNKITKFTFELTIPDDFPEKYKAALLRALDLCPIKKLLMNPPSFQLEIV
- a CDS encoding YkgJ family cysteine cluster protein, which encodes MNLFDYLHLNYRKWKLKKKRQAVVIRGSCNMCGRCCHSISLQIEGRWLKKEKQFLKAIEADPSLSRFEICGKTEEGYLKFSCTCLNKYGTCDDYDNRPALCQKFPAPSIFLLFGELPQGCGFRMSTEADFEQILHDAIENEDNVASGHFPVDK
- a CDS encoding GtrA family protein translates to MIESPKKDKLNRRLPKWDSKGIKRFLRYTFVGGGTFLFDLTMLYLFTDVFGWSPVFSAGLAFFIAVSFNYFISRKLVFNGTSRELKQGYLGFLIIAGSGLCIVTGFMYIMVDLLHWQYMLSRILVSFVTGIWNYLLNLYVNFKMAGKPLL